The Ramlibacter sp. PS4R-6 nucleotide sequence GGCCTGACGGCCGGCGTGTACACGCATGACCGCGCGCGCGCCGAGCGCATCCTGTCGCAGGTGAACGCCGGCAGCCTGTACTGGAACTGCTGCGACCGCGTCAGCCCGCGGCTGCCGTGGAGCGGCTACGGGGATTCGGGTATCGGCCTGACCCTGTCGACCTACGGCATCGAGGCCTTCACGCGGCCGCGTGCCTGGCACCTGCGCAGCGCGTAGTCAGGGCTTGCCGACGATCGCCTCGAGCAGGGTGCGCTTGGCCCGGCAGCGCTCCTCGTCCCAGCACGACTTGAACACCACTTCGTCGTGGCCGCCGCGGCGCACGACGATCTCCCACGGCCGCTGCATCAGCACGACGTGCACGTAGCTGGCGAACGACTCGGCGAAGTCGTCGCCGGGGTGGGCCGCCGCGTACAGGGTCGGGAAGTTGGTCTTCGCCAGTTGCCGGTAGGCCTCGGCCATGCGGTCGCCGGCCAGCTTCGCGCCGAAGTAGTAGGACACCTGGCGCCGCACGGTGAACGCGTCGTCGAAGTGCGAGACGTAGGCGTTCCCCTCGGTGCGCCACGACAGCCCGAAGAAGGGGTAGGCCGCATCCGGCCCGCCTTCCTTCGGCTGCACGGTCCACGGCGGGTGCACGTCGCGCCCGATCGACAGCACGTGCCCGAGCTCATGCAGCAGGATGTACTGGATCGCCTGGCGGCGGTTGTCGCGCGCGTCGTCCTCGATGCGCGCGTCGAGCTGCCAGTCGGCGTCGGGCTGGAAGGGCGTCCGCTCCTTCCACGTCACCCACTGGTTGGCGGTGAAGCGCTCCAGCACGCCGGCGTCCAGCACGACGTAGCCGGCCACCGGCTGCCCGGCCGCATCGATGATGACGTCGGTGTAGCCGGTGCCGCCCAGGTCCTCGACGAGCGCGATGCCGGCCAGCCGGTTGGCGAAGAGCAGCTGGACCTCGCGCGGTAGTTCGGCCAGCGCCGCCGTCATCTCGGCGGCGAAGACGCGCGAGGGCGCCGCCCGGCGCGGCCGGTTCGGGTAGCCGTTGGCGGCGTTGTCCCAGGCCAGGTACTCCAGCAGCGTGGGCGGCGCGGGGACGATGCGCTCGACCAGCGGCTCGGCGAGCAGCTTCTCCCAGGCCGCGAGCTTGCGCGCCGGGTGCGCGTGCAGGGCCTTGAAGAGGCACGCGGAGTCCGCCTGCGGGCAGGGCAGGGGCACGGCGTCCTGGGCCGCGGCAGCGAGCGGCCAGCAGAGCGCGAGGCAGGCGAGGCGGGCGAGGCGGGCGAGCGTCTTCATCGTGGGCTTGTAAGATAAACCGGCAGGCGAAAGGGAACAAGCAACCATGGCGCATGTCGTCGTGATGGAAGACGATGCCGGCACGCGGGTGTTGATCGCGTCGGTGCTGAAGAAGGACGGCCACCAGGTGCTGGCCGCCGAGGACGGCGTGCAGGGCCTGGCGTTGCTGCGCGCCGAGGTGCCCGACCTCGTGATCAGCGACGTGCAGATGCCGGGCCTGAACGGCTTCGACATGCTGGCCGAGATGCGGCGCGACCCGCGGCTGGCCGCGGTGCCTGTGATCCTGCTCACCTCGCTGCAGGAACGCGCCCACATGCGCATCGGCATGACCACCGGCGCCGACGACTACATCACCAAGCCCTTCCGCGCCGCCGAGCTGCGCCAGGCCGTCGATGCGCAACTGAACAAGCGCGCCGTGCAGGCGACGCTGCAGGCGATGGCGGTGGACACGGCCGTGACCATCGCGCTGGACGAACAGCGGCACGAACTGGCGAAGCTGTACGAGGAGCGCCTGGCCGCCGAGCTGAGCGAGCGCTGGCCGACGGCGGGCGCGGAAGGCGACGAGCGCATCGCCGGCGCGACCGTGCTGTTCGCCGACATCCCGAGCTACGCGCAACTGGCGGCGCAGTTGCCGGCGGCTGAACTCGCCGAGCTGGTCCGCAAGTTCTACGGCAATGCCAACGACACCGTCCACCTGTTCGGCGCGCGCATGATGTGCTTCGTCGGCGAGGGCCTGCTCGCGGTGTTCGAGCCGCAGTCGGACACGCGCACCGTCAGCCACACCTTGCGCGCGATGCGTGCCGCGCTCGGCCTGGTCGAATCGGCGCGCGGCGTGCATGCCGTGCTGCAGTCGCGGCATGGCGCGCAGGGCCTGCCGGCGTTCGAGGCGAGCGTCGCCGTGCACGCGGGCGACGTCACGATCACGCGGCTGGCGGACCCGCTGCACGGCACGCAATCGCAGCTGCTGCCGGTGGGCGATGCGGCCAGCGCGACGCTGCAGCTGCAGAAGCAGGCGCGCGCGCTGGGCTGGCACGTGGCCGCCAGCGTGGAGGCCGTGCGCGGCGTGACCGGCGCCGTGCGCACCGGCGCGCGCGCCCTCGTGCCGCTGCCGGGCCACGCCGCGCCGCTCGACGCCGTGGAGATCGTGGGCCTGGCCGCGTAGATGAAGCAAGTCTCCCTGCGCCGCCTGCTCGCGGCCAGCCTGGTGCTGCTGGCGGCCATCCCCGCGCTCGTGGTGCTCGCGCTGCTCGCGCGCGCAAGTGCGGAGGCGGTGGACGACCTCGCCGGCAAGATCCTCACGCAGGTGGCCGCCAACGTGCAGACCGGCACGCAGGCCCACGTGCAGCAGGTCCACGATGTGCTCGACGGCGTGGTGCGCGAGCGCCTGGACGGCCGCGAGCTGGAGCGCACGCGCCAGTGGCTGCGCGAGCCGGCGCGCTTCGAGGCCATGTTGTACGCGCTAACGCGCCAGTCGGCCGACGTGCCGGTGTTCCACGTGGGCAACCTGCGCGGCGAGTACTTCGGCCTGCAGGCCACGCCCGAAGGGGCGCGCGTCGCGATCCGGCCGCCCGGCGGCGCCGGCCGCGCGATCTACAAGGCCGCGGTGCCCGGCGACCGCGTGCTGGTGGAAAACGAGGCGCGCAACTTCGAACCGCGCAGCACGCCCTGGTACGCGGGCGCGGTCAGCGCCAAGGGCCGCGTGTTCACGCCGGTGCAGGTGTCCGCCGAGCGCAAGCAGCTGATGGTGAGCCTGTCGCAGCCGGTGTACGACGCCGACGGCGGCGTGGCCGGCGTGCTCGGCGCCGACCTGTACCTGCAGCACCTGGCCGACGTGCTGCGCACGCAGCGCATCAGCGCGCGCGGCGCGGCCTTCGTGGTCGACGAGAAGGGCCTGCTGGTGGCGAGCTCCGCCGGCGACACGCTGTTCACGGGCAGCGCGGGCAGCTTCCAGCGCGCCAGCCCCGCGGAGAGTTTCAACGCCGTGGTGCGCGCCAGCTTTGCCGCGCTCAAGGCCTTGCGTGCCAGCCGCGGCGAGGACACGGTGGCCACCGACACGCGCCTGCAGCGCCTGGCGCAACCCGACGGCGTCGCGCTGCTGATGGTGCAGCGGCCCTTCGGCGAGCAACTGGGCCTGCACTGGACGCTGGTGGTGGCCGCGCCCGAGACCGACTTCACCGGCGACATCGTGCGCGCGCAGCGCAACTCGGTCATCCTGATGGGCGTGCTGATCGCGCTTGCGGCGCTCATCGGCTGGTGGATCGCGCGCCGCATCGGCGGCCGGCTGCACGGCCTGACGCTGGCGGCGGAGCAGCTGGGCCGCGGCGAGGTGCCGCCGCCCGCTGCGCGCACGCGCATCGCCGAGGTGCAGCAGCTGGCGCAGGTGCTGCACGACAGCGGTCGCCAGCTGCAGGCCGACGCACGCGCGCTGCAGGAGGCCAACGAGACGCTGGAAGCGCGCGTCGAGCAGCGCACGGCGGAATTGGCGGCCTCACGCGAGGAAGCGCTGGCCGCTGCGCGCGCCAAGGCGGCGTTCCTCGCGACCATGAGCCACGAGATCCGCACGCCGCTCAACGGCGTGGTCGGCATGTCCACGCTGCTGGCCGAGACGCCGCTTGACGCCGAGCAGCGCGACTACCTGCAGACCATCCGCCTGTCCAGCGACCAGCTGCTGGCGGTGATCAACGACGTGCTCGACTTCTCCAAGATCGAGTCGGGCAAGCTGGAGCTGGAACTGGAGCCGCTGGGCGTGCGCGCCGCGGTGGAGGAAGCCTGCGACATCGCCGCGCCGCGCGCGCGCGAGAAAGGCCTGGAGCTCATCGTCGACGTGCCGGAGCACGGGCCGGGCGCGGTGCCGCAGGCGATCAGCGGCGACGTCACGCGCCTGCGCCAGGTGCTGATCAACCTGGTGAACAACGCCGTGAAGTTCACGGCCCGGGGCGAGGTCGCGGTGCACGTGCGCCAGCTGCGCACCGAAGCCGACGGCCGCTGCGTGCTGGAGTTCCGCGTCACCGACAGCGGCATCGGCATCCCGCCCGACCGAGTCGGCGCGCTGTTCGAGGCCTTCACGCAGGTCGATGCGTCGACCACGCGCAAGTACGGCGGCACGGGCCTGGGGCTGGCGATCTGCAAGCGCCTGGTGGACCTGATGGGTGGCGAGATCGGCGTGGAAAGCACGCCGGGTGCCGGTTCGACCTTCTGGTTCACGCTCACGGCGCAGCCGGCGCAGCTGCCGGCCGGCATCGACGTCGCGCAGGCCGCCGCGCTGGCCGGCCGCAATGTGCTGGTGGTGGACGACCACGCCACCAACGTGCGCATCCTCAAGCGCCAGCTGGAACTGTGGGGCCTGCAGGTGGCCACCTGCGCGGCAGGCAGTGAGGCGCTGGAGTGGGCGGCGCGCCATGCGCCGCCGCACATCGTGGTCACCGACATGCACATGCCGGAGATGGACGGCGTGACGCTGGCGCGCGCGCTGAAGCAGCGCGGCGGCTGGCGCGAAGTGCCGGTGGTGCTGCTCACCTCGGGCTTCATGCCGTCGGCGGCCGACACCGCGGACCTGTTCGCCGCGCGGCTGCTCAAGCCCGCGCGCCAGAACCAGCTGTTCGAGACGCTGGTGCGCTGCCTCGCGCCGGAGGGCGCGCGCGCGGCCGCGGGCGCCACGCGCGACGAGAAGAAGCACGCCACCATCCTCGTGGCCGACGACAACGCGGTGAACCTGAAGGTGGCCTGCGCGATGGTGGCGAAACTGGGCTACGACTGGCGCACGGCGCTGGACGGGCGCGAAGCGGTCGAGGCGGTCGAGCGCGCCGCGCAGGAAGGCCGGCGCTTCGGCGCGGTGCTGATGGACGTGAACATGCCCGAGGTCGACGGGCTCGAGGCCACGCGCCAGATCCATGCGCGCTGGGGCGACGCGTCGCCGCCCATCATCGCGCTGACCGCCGGGGCGTCGGCGGAGGACCGCGCACGCTGCGAGGCCGCCGGCATGGACGACTACCTGACCAAGCCGCTGCACGTGTCGGCGCTGGCGCAGGCGCTGGAGCGCTGGGTCGCGCAGGCACACGGGGCGCGCGAGGCGCCCGCTCCCGCCCCCGCCGCGCCCGCGGGCGGCGGCGAGGCGCCGCTGATGGACTTCAGCCGCCTGGAGGAATTCCGCGAGTTCGACGACGCAGACCTGTCGACCACCAAGGAAGTGATCGCGCTGTTCCTCGCCGACACGCCGCCGCGCCTGGCCGCGATGCAGCAGGCCA carries:
- a CDS encoding response regulator → MAHVVVMEDDAGTRVLIASVLKKDGHQVLAAEDGVQGLALLRAEVPDLVISDVQMPGLNGFDMLAEMRRDPRLAAVPVILLTSLQERAHMRIGMTTGADDYITKPFRAAELRQAVDAQLNKRAVQATLQAMAVDTAVTIALDEQRHELAKLYEERLAAELSERWPTAGAEGDERIAGATVLFADIPSYAQLAAQLPAAELAELVRKFYGNANDTVHLFGARMMCFVGEGLLAVFEPQSDTRTVSHTLRAMRAALGLVESARGVHAVLQSRHGAQGLPAFEASVAVHAGDVTITRLADPLHGTQSQLLPVGDAASATLQLQKQARALGWHVAASVEAVRGVTGAVRTGARALVPLPGHAAPLDAVEIVGLAA
- a CDS encoding response regulator yields the protein MKQVSLRRLLAASLVLLAAIPALVVLALLARASAEAVDDLAGKILTQVAANVQTGTQAHVQQVHDVLDGVVRERLDGRELERTRQWLREPARFEAMLYALTRQSADVPVFHVGNLRGEYFGLQATPEGARVAIRPPGGAGRAIYKAAVPGDRVLVENEARNFEPRSTPWYAGAVSAKGRVFTPVQVSAERKQLMVSLSQPVYDADGGVAGVLGADLYLQHLADVLRTQRISARGAAFVVDEKGLLVASSAGDTLFTGSAGSFQRASPAESFNAVVRASFAALKALRASRGEDTVATDTRLQRLAQPDGVALLMVQRPFGEQLGLHWTLVVAAPETDFTGDIVRAQRNSVILMGVLIALAALIGWWIARRIGGRLHGLTLAAEQLGRGEVPPPAARTRIAEVQQLAQVLHDSGRQLQADARALQEANETLEARVEQRTAELAASREEALAAARAKAAFLATMSHEIRTPLNGVVGMSTLLAETPLDAEQRDYLQTIRLSSDQLLAVINDVLDFSKIESGKLELELEPLGVRAAVEEACDIAAPRAREKGLELIVDVPEHGPGAVPQAISGDVTRLRQVLINLVNNAVKFTARGEVAVHVRQLRTEADGRCVLEFRVTDSGIGIPPDRVGALFEAFTQVDASTTRKYGGTGLGLAICKRLVDLMGGEIGVESTPGAGSTFWFTLTAQPAQLPAGIDVAQAAALAGRNVLVVDDHATNVRILKRQLELWGLQVATCAAGSEALEWAARHAPPHIVVTDMHMPEMDGVTLARALKQRGGWREVPVVLLTSGFMPSAADTADLFAARLLKPARQNQLFETLVRCLAPEGARAAAGATRDEKKHATILVADDNAVNLKVACAMVAKLGYDWRTALDGREAVEAVERAAQEGRRFGAVLMDVNMPEVDGLEATRQIHARWGDASPPIIALTAGASAEDRARCEAAGMDDYLTKPLHVSALAQALERWVAQAHGAREAPAPAPAAPAGGGEAPLMDFSRLEEFREFDDADLSTTKEVIALFLADTPPRLAAMQQAITAADANALTKAAHALKGGASNIGAKAIQQHADALEAASREAMPEDAQRRVDKLGELWDQTRGVLQAWK